A single Bicyclus anynana chromosome 19, ilBicAnyn1.1, whole genome shotgun sequence DNA region contains:
- the LOC112052280 gene encoding ubiA prenyltransferase domain-containing protein 1 homolog — protein sequence MENIKKSDDVDSPTADGPDGNLLQPPKEKSIPPRNPLMKVRTYVLALRPWSLSGSLLPTLLGAALAYRLPGENGFSWVTLLLTLCTVVPVHGAGNVVNTYFDFVKGIDNRKSDDRTLVDHILSIDEVVSLGALLYMAGCAFFVLLVIMSPARMEHLALVYFGGLSSSFLYTGGIGLKYIALGDIIVLVIFGPVSVVFAFLSQTGRVDWPIFYYAIPLALNTEAILHSNNTRDLEADSKAEIVTLAILIGRTASHLLYAFLLFTPYIMFVVASVRCSLWFLVPLLTLPRAFEIERRFRRAETMQYVPRQTARLNFYFGMLYMISCLFANKLPFLLR from the coding sequence atggaaaacattaaaaaatctgaTGATGTGGATAGTCCAACAGCCGATGGGCCCGATGGGAATCTGTTGCAGCCGCCTAAAGAGAAAAGTATCCCACCAAGAAATCCACTGATGAAAGTACGTACATACGTGTTGGCGTTGCGGCCATGGTCCCTTAGTGGAAGCCTGCTACCTACCTTACTGGGTGCTGCGCTGGCGTATCGACTTCCCGGCGAGAACGGGTTCAGTTGGGTGACGTTGCTGCTGACACTGTGTACTGTTGTGCCCGTTCATGGCGCCGGAAACGTCGTCAACACATACTTCGACTTCGTCAAAGGTATAGACAACAGAAAATCTGATGACCGAACTTTAGTCGACCATATTCTGAGCATTGATGAAGTAGTTTCCCTAGGAGCTTTACTTTATATGGCAGGATGTGCATTTTTTGTATTGCTAGTTATAATGTCTCCTGCAAGAATGGAACACTTAGCTTTAGTATATTTTGGAGGTTTATCTTCGTCATTTTTATACACAGGAGGCATAGGTCTAAAGTATATAGCCCTCGGTGATATAATAGTTCTAGTCATATTTGGCCCGGTGTCTGTAGTGTTTGCTTTCCTATCCCAAACGGGTAGAGTGGATTGGCCTATTTTTTACTATGCCATACCATTGGCTCTGAACACAGAAGCTATATTACATAGTAACAACACTAGAGACTTGGAGGCAGACAGCAAAGCTGAAATTGTAACTTTAGCTATTCTAATAGGCAGAACAGCTTCTCATTTATTGTATGCATTTTTACTTTTCACCCCGTACATAATGTTTGTTGTGGCGTCTGTCCGCTGTTCTCTGTGGTTTCTGGTGCCACTGTTGACTTTGCCTAGAGCATTTGAAATTGAGAGGAGGTTCCGACGTGCTGAAACAATGCAGTATGTCCCCAGACAAACTGCAagacttaatttttattttggaatGTTGTATATGATTTCCTGTTTGTTTGCCAATAAATTACCCTTTCTTCTGAGATAA
- the LOC112052277 gene encoding MATH and LRR domain-containing protein PFE0570w: MTRFARAKGSKASNLKSPEDSTPWEVMKEQMLKAKKDNEENKNREEAEQQRIENYNNFLKEQKTQKRKATWCDFPEDETNNKIKLSPNQASSENVVKKKKFNKQSTVSNSQVVTENGGDSDNKQEIIKPIKNNKNKKKKANKLQNNIETSQEIINPPGDYNESNEQSQTQTPQSQQKNKKKRNKKKKQPTEIKHDVQIKVNNSEKNINKPEHEDNQHVKNKKKKKKQQVSEPKVNTNDNETVNEAEQQESNVSQPSPSKIKKVKKDRRKPVDDKSFKLIINAKEVHLVRFDGFPIMKKDAERLEELKKSMIQKGIPKSEVQRTMKLERRRAEKALARLKREVCYNCRKGGHNLSDCPDLKANIPGAGTAEGVCFKCGSTEHRQFECKVQRDKEFRFATCFICKEAGHIARQCPDNPKGLYPNGGSCKLCGDVTHLRKDCPTVKDEKEGTTIKLQTLNDDNIEDIGQNVKQPSQEPVSKKPKKVKF; this comes from the exons ATGACCAGGTTTGCTAGGGCAAAGGGCTCTAAAGCCTCTAACCTAAAAAGTCCTGAAGATAGTACACCATGGGAGGTAATGAAAGAGCAGAtgttaaaagcaaaaaaagatAATGAAGAGAACAAAAATCGAGAAGAG gcagaacaacaaagaattgaaaatTACAATAACTTTCTCAAAGAACAAAAAACTCAAAAACGAAAGGCTACATGGTGCGACTTTCCAGAAGATGAAaccaacaataaaataaagttgagTCCGAACCAAGCTTCTAGTGAAAATGTTgtgaagaaaaagaaattcaataAGCAAAGTACAGTGTCTAACTCTCAAGTGGTTACAGAAAATGGTGGAGATAGTGACAATAAACAAGAAATAATcaaacctattaaaaataacaaaaataaaaagaaaaaagccAATAAACTTCAAAACAATATTGAAACTTCTCAAGAAATAATTAATCCTCCAGGAGACTATAATGAATCAAATGAACAAAGTCAGACACAGACACCACAATCTCaacaaaagaataaaaagaagaggaacaagaaaaaaaagcaaCCTACAGAAATAAAACATGATGtacaaattaaagtaaataactctgagaaaaatataaataaaccagAACATGAGGACAAccaacatgtaaagaataaaaaaaagaaaaaaaaacaacaggtTTCTGAACCAAAAGTAAACACAAATGATAATGAGACAGTAAATGAAGCAGAACAACAAGAAAGCAATGTCAGTCAACCTTCACCTTCAAAGATAAAAAAGGTAAAGAAAGATCGTAGGAAACCAGTTGATGACAAAAGTTTTAAGCTTATAATAAATGCTAAAGAGGTGCACTTAGTTAGATTTGATGGATTCCCTATTATGAAAAAAGATGCTGAAAGACTtgaggaattaaaaaaaagtatgattCAGAAGGGTATACCAAAAAGTGAGGTTCAGAGGACAATGAAATTAGAGAGACGAAGAGCTGAGAAAGCACTTGCGAGACTAAAGAGGGAAGTTTGCTATAACTGCAGGAAAGGTGGTCATAATTTGTCTGATTGTCCAGATTTGAAGGCTAACATACCTGGTGCAGGCACTGCCGAGGGTGTATGCTTCAAATGTGGCTCCACAGAGCATAGACAGTTTGAGTGCAAAGTGCAGAGGGATAAGGAGTTTAGATTTGCTACTTGTTTCATTTGTAAGGAAGCT GGTCATATAGCTAGACAATGTCCAGATAATCCAAAAGGCCTGTATCCAAATGGTGGAAGCTGTAAACTTTGCGGAGATGTTACCCACTTGAGAAAGGACTGTCCAACT GTAAAAGATGAAAAGGAAGGAACAACTATTAAATTACAAACGTTGAATGACGACAATATTGAAGACATAGGTCAAAATGTTAAGCAACCATCTCAGGAACCAGTTTCTAAGAAACCCaagaaagtaaaattttaa
- the LOC112052278 gene encoding sedoheptulokinase — translation MAEKHYILGMDIGTTSVKVCVYDPDTKELVAKQNKDTAANIPSDQGIEGNKQDVPKIVSAVHYCVSRLPRDVLRHVRKIGVCGQMHGVVLWKDRAWEKVEKEGVVIRYEATREKMSALYTWQDTRCKPEFLDSLPKPDSHLQCYSGYGCATLLWMLKHKPEKLKSFSRSATVQDFVVAMLCDLETPITSDQNAASWGYFNTENNEWNTDILNSIDFPINLLPKVLKSGQIAGVLSSSWNGIQEGTPVGVAMGDLQCSIIATLENDQDAVLNVSTSAQLAIVADRISDLGCKTIEHLPYFNDSYLVVAASLNGGNVLATFVKMLQQWMLEFGFPIPQSKVWEKLIALGLDVPDGTNMKISPLLLGERHSPMAKASVENIDLSNIQLGHVFRSLCDSLIENLHCMMPKDILRNANIKRIVGNGSGLSRNAVLQRAVEQYYSLPLEFTSGGDAAKGAAIAIISAN, via the exons ATGGCTGAAAAACATTACATTCTCGGTATGGACATCGGCACGACATCGGTAAAGGTCTGCGTATACGATCCCGACACCAAGGAGTTGGTGGCGAAACAGAATAAGGATACGGCGGCGAATATTCCCAGCGATCAAGGCATCGAAGGGAACAAGCAGGATGTTCCCAAAATAGTGTCCGCGGTCCACTACTGTGTGTCTAGACTGCCTAGAGACGTTTTGCGGCATGTCAGGAAAATCGGTGTGTGCGGACAAATGCACGGCGTCGTGTTGTGGAAAGACAG AGCCTGGGAAAAGGTAGAGAAAGAAGGCGTTGTGATTCGCTATGAAGCAACCAGGGAGAAAATGTCAGCACTGTACACATGGCAGGATACAAGGTGCAAGCCAGAATTTTTGGACTCTCTACCAAAGCCTGATTCACATCTCCAATGCTACTCTGGTTACGGTTGTGCTACATTGCTGTGGATGCTCAAACACAAGCCGGAAAAACTCAAAAGTTTCAGTCGTTCAGCCACAGTTCAAGATTTTGTCGTAGCAATGTTATGTGACCTAGAAACCCCCATTACGTCTGACCAAAACGCTGCCAGTTGGGGATACTTCAACACAGAGAATAATGAGTGGAACACAGACATATTAAATTCAATAGACTTTCCAATAAATCTCTTGCCCAAAGTATTAAAGAGTGGACAAATTGCAGGAGTATTGAGCAGTTCTTGGAATGGTATCCAAGAAGGAACACCAGTCGGTGTAGCGATGGGTGACCTACAGTGTTCTATTATTGCCACACTTGAAAACGATCAGGATGCAGTGTTAAATGTATCCACCTCCGCCCAACTTGCCATTGTAGCTGATAGAATAAGTGATTTAGGATGCAAGACAATTGAGCACTTGCCATACTTTAATGACTCTTATTTGGTTGTCGCCGCATCTTTAAACGGAGGAAACGTTCTGGCCacatttgtaaaaatgctccagcAGTGGATGTTGGAGTTTGGATTCCCTATACCCCAATCTAAAGTGTGGGAAAAGTTAATAGCCCTCGGTTTGGATGTTCCAGATGGAACAAATATGAAAATAAGCCCACTACTTTTGGGTGAACGACATTCACCCATGGCTAAAGCTTCAGTAGAGAACATTGACTTGTCTAACATACAATTAGGGCATGTTTTCAGGTCTTTATGTGACAGTCTGATTGAGAACTTACATTGCATGATGCCCAAAGATATTCTGAGGAATGCCAACATCAAGAGGATTGTCGGTAATGGCTCAGGGTTGTCTAGAAATGCTGTGTTGCAGAGAGCCGTGGAACAGTACTACAGCTTGCCTTTGGAATTCACATCCGGTGGAGATGCTGCTAAGGGTGCAGCTATAGCCATAATTTCAGCTAACTAA
- the LOC112052281 gene encoding cGMP-specific 3',5'-cGMP phosphodiesterase 3, with the protein MGKRNKDGEQKVHVKTKKKRPEKDTLVNDDLTEEISLTSESTGNGKNKKIVFENDKSKLARVANDTEKHNVSSHNRNANNSTTSNEINAKNKTKQNKKIIFTDDNAEGVEITTNIPRSKKNARLKDSIDEEPADEEIDKFCDELDDEDNVQYDNWVKLIESQLCPKNKK; encoded by the coding sequence ATGGGCAAAAGAAACAAAGATGGCGAACAAAAAGTTCATgtcaaaacaaagaaaaaaaggCCTGAAAAGGATAcacttgttaatgatgatttaacGGAAGAAATCTCTTTAACATCGGAATCCACAGGAAAtggaaaaaataagaaaatagtaTTTGAGAATGACAAATCTAAATTAGCGCGAGTAGCAAATGATACCGAAAAACACAATGTCAGTTCACATAATAGAAACGCTAACAATAGCACGACAAGCAATGAAATAAATGCAAAGAATAagactaaacaaaataaaaagataatattcACAGACGACAATGCTGAAGGAGTAGAGATCACTACAAATATACCAAGAAGTAAGAAAAATGCAAGATTAAAGGATTCAATTGATGAAGAACCGGCAGATGAAGAAATTGACAAGTTTTGTGATGAATTAGATGATGAAGACAATGTCCAATACGATAACTGGGTGAAACTTATAGAATCACAGTTATGtccaaaaaataagaaataa